The Megasphaera elsdenii DSM 20460 genome includes the window TGCGAACTGCGGTCCCCTACTTATTGTCTTCCAGAAAGGCTTCCGCATCTTGGCGGATTTTTTCCAGGTCCAGGCCCTGGTCGCGGGCGCCGAAGATGCAGCCGCAGTAGGGCTGGCGGTAGAGGTGGTAGGCTTCGGTCATTTTCGTCGATGTGAGGAAGCCGTTGTTTTTCTTGAAGTCCGTCGGCAAGTAGGCGTAGCCGTACTGGTCTTCGATATCCCGGCCGACTTCGTTGATGACCTGCGAGTTCTTATGGGGGCTGACGGTCAGGGTCGTCGTGAAATAGTCATAGCCCAGTTCCTGCATCTTTTCAGCTGTCGCCTTCATGCGCTGGACGAAGCAGACGCGGCAGCGGGCGCCGCCTTCCGGTTCGTCTTCCAGGCCCTTGACGGCTTCAAAGTACGTCTCCGGTTCATAGGGCGCGGCCAGGAAATGGACGTCGTGGCCAGTCTCTTTGTTATAGGCTTCGATGAACTGTTTCTGGACGAGTTCCCGCCGCCGGTATTCGGCTTCCGGATGGATATTGGGGTTGAAATAGTAAACCGTCACATCAGCCACGCCGGTCAACCTATCCAGGACGGCCGTACTGCACGGGCCACAGCAGGAATGGAGCAGGACCCGCGGCTTGACGCCTTCCTGCTGCCAACGGCGGGCCATGCGCTGGAATACTTTATCGAAGTTGATCCGCTGGTTTTGATTCATGCGGTCCAGAATTTCATGAAAATCAATCATCATTTATACTCTCTTTCTAATATAGATTTATTTTATATTATACCATAGCATGGATAGCGCCATCGAGTATCTGCCAGAGCGTCAGGTAAAGGCCTATTTTTTATCCCCCCATGGGCTTATATTGGCCAGGCTTTTTTAGTAAAATAGTAATATAGTTAAATTTCTAAGGAAAAGAGGTTTCATTATGCATATACCTGAAAATTACCTGAGCCCTTCGACGTGCGGTGTCCTCGGCGCCGTCATGGTCCCTATCTGGCTGCTGTCCATCCGCAAGGTCAAGGAAACGGTGCCCCGTGAAAAGCTGCCCCTCCTCGGCATTGCTGCGGCCTTTTCCTTCCTGGCCATGATGTTCAATATCCCCCTGCCCGGCGGTACGACGGGACACGCTGTCGGCGGTACGCTCATTGCCATCCTCTTCGGGCCGTACGCGGCCTGTCTGGCCGTCAGCGTGGCCCTGCTCATCCAGGCCCTGTTCTTCGGTGACGGCGGCATCCTGGCTTTCGGCGCCAACTGCTTCAACATGGCTTTCGTCCT containing:
- a CDS encoding epoxyqueuosine reductase QueH, whose translation is MMIDFHEILDRMNQNQRINFDKVFQRMARRWQQEGVKPRVLLHSCCGPCSTAVLDRLTGVADVTVYYFNPNIHPEAEYRRRELVQKQFIEAYNKETGHDVHFLAAPYEPETYFEAVKGLEDEPEGGARCRVCFVQRMKATAEKMQELGYDYFTTTLTVSPHKNSQVINEVGRDIEDQYGYAYLPTDFKKNNGFLTSTKMTEAYHLYRQPYCGCIFGARDQGLDLEKIRQDAEAFLEDNK